From a region of the uncultured Desulfatiglans sp. genome:
- the fbp gene encoding fructose-1,6-bisphosphatase I (Evidence 2a : Function from experimental evidences in other organisms; PubMedId : 2843822, 3008716; Product type e : enzyme): MNAKRSVGTTITEHILTQQRTNPEATGAFTTLLNELIVAAKVISREVNKAGLTDILGDTGRINVQNERVQKLDLFANQVIIQRMRHVGQLWCMASEEDPDLIEIPAEYPRGNYILVFDPLDGSSNIDVNVSIGTIFGVYRRPEDSHTNEVLLNDVLQPGVKQVAAGYFIYGSSTIMVYTTGSGTGVHGFTLFPSVGEFLLSHENIRIPEQGKTYSVNEGNYAYWDERTRGLVDYFKTPDKETSRPYTSRYVGSLVADFHRNLLKGGIFMYPADLKDPKKPTGKLRLMVEANPLAMVVEEAGGYASDGNGAILQIEPTTLHQRVPLFIGSRKDVQLAEDVISGRRVL; the protein is encoded by the coding sequence ATGAACGCGAAGCGATCTGTCGGAACCACCATTACCGAACATATACTCACGCAGCAGAGGACCAACCCGGAGGCCACCGGCGCCTTCACGACGCTCCTGAACGAACTGATCGTGGCGGCGAAGGTGATTTCGCGCGAGGTCAACAAGGCCGGATTGACCGATATCCTGGGGGATACCGGGCGTATCAACGTCCAGAATGAGCGGGTGCAGAAACTGGACCTCTTCGCCAATCAGGTCATCATCCAGCGTATGCGGCATGTCGGTCAACTCTGGTGCATGGCATCGGAAGAGGATCCTGACCTCATCGAGATCCCGGCGGAATACCCGCGGGGAAATTACATCCTCGTCTTCGACCCCCTGGATGGATCCAGCAACATCGACGTCAATGTCAGCATCGGAACGATATTCGGCGTCTATCGAAGACCGGAGGATTCGCACACCAACGAGGTGCTTCTGAATGATGTCCTGCAGCCGGGGGTGAAGCAGGTGGCTGCAGGCTATTTCATCTACGGATCGAGCACGATCATGGTCTACACCACAGGGAGCGGCACCGGGGTGCACGGTTTTACGCTCTTTCCGAGCGTTGGGGAGTTTCTGCTCTCCCATGAGAATATCCGCATCCCCGAGCAGGGCAAGACGTACAGTGTGAACGAGGGAAACTACGCCTATTGGGACGAGCGCACCCGCGGGCTCGTCGACTATTTCAAGACGCCGGACAAGGAGACATCCAGGCCTTACACCTCGCGCTACGTCGGGAGCCTGGTGGCCGATTTTCACCGGAACCTTCTGAAAGGCGGCATCTTCATGTACCCTGCCGACCTGAAAGACCCCAAGAAGCCTACCGGCAAGCTGCGCCTGATGGTCGAAGCGAACCCGCTCGCCATGGTCGTGGAGGAGGCCGGGGGCTACGCCAGCGATGGGAACGGAGCCATCCTCCAGATCGAGCCGACGACCCTTCACCAGCGGGTTCCGCTCTTCATCGGCAGCCGCAAGGATGTTCAACTGGCGGAGGATGTCATCAGCGGCAGGCGGGTCCTGTGA
- a CDS encoding Response regulator receiver domain protein has protein sequence MEPEKILKGKRILIVDDEKDILEFLIELLDMCRIDSASTFEEGKAFLEANHYHAAILDIMGVRGYELLEICRDKDIPALMLTAHALSKDNLKRSFEGGASYYVPKEEINKIDLFLADVLDARERKKNVWAKWYERLSGFCDRRFGPNWKDEDPGFWDNLLKY, from the coding sequence ATGGAACCTGAAAAGATTTTGAAAGGTAAGCGTATTCTCATTGTGGACGATGAGAAGGACATCCTGGAATTTCTCATCGAATTGCTCGATATGTGCAGGATCGATTCGGCTTCCACCTTCGAAGAAGGGAAAGCCTTCCTCGAAGCGAACCATTATCATGCGGCGATCCTGGATATCATGGGCGTGCGGGGCTATGAACTGCTCGAGATCTGCCGGGACAAGGATATTCCTGCGCTGATGCTGACCGCCCATGCCCTTTCCAAGGACAACCTCAAACGATCCTTCGAGGGAGGGGCGTCATACTACGTGCCGAAGGAAGAGATTAACAAGATCGATCTCTTTCTGGCCGATGTCCTCGATGCCCGCGAACGGAAGAAGAACGTTTGGGCCAAGTGGTATGAGCGGCTGAGCGGTTTCTGCGACCGGCGTTTCGGACCGAACTGGAAGGACGAAGACCCCGGATTCTGGGACAATCTGCTCAAATACTGA
- a CDS encoding conserved membrane hypothetical protein (Evidence 4 : Unknown function but conserved in other organisms) → MNGKRVGTVLFFILLVGSSLLLLRLFWSYLPAIMLALLITGIFYPIHKRILSFLRENSSFAALLTTLLVLLVLVIPAGWFFTILSNEAFDFYVNTRDAVSIGHLQDILESDNIWVQRLRRFAAMGGIDVDQANVAKLSSAVGKNVGLFLYKQVSNVASNLLSFLVHFFLMIMTIFFLFRDGARLKSYLVELLPVPREQLEKVAHTFYEMGRVIIVVNGLSGLTQGFLGGLGFFLFGMKSPFLWGTVIAFMAFLPIIGASIVFLPATAIMILQGHLAPGILFLAYNVFYSSIIEYLIKPRLIGQGVHMNSLLVFIGIIGGIKLYGIMGILYGPLAITVFLTLAEIYRLEYQEASV, encoded by the coding sequence GTGAACGGAAAACGCGTAGGCACCGTCCTTTTTTTCATCCTTCTGGTCGGATCGTCCCTGCTTCTCCTCCGGCTCTTCTGGTCCTATCTGCCGGCGATCATGCTCGCGCTCCTCATCACCGGGATCTTCTATCCCATTCATAAACGCATATTGTCCTTTCTTCGGGAAAATTCATCCTTTGCCGCGCTTCTGACCACACTGCTCGTTCTGCTCGTGCTGGTCATCCCGGCCGGTTGGTTTTTCACCATCCTCTCGAACGAGGCCTTCGATTTCTATGTCAATACGCGGGATGCCGTTTCTATCGGGCACCTCCAGGATATCCTCGAAAGCGACAACATCTGGGTGCAGAGGCTCCGCAGATTTGCCGCGATGGGAGGAATCGATGTCGATCAGGCCAACGTGGCGAAGCTTTCGAGCGCGGTGGGCAAAAATGTCGGGCTTTTCCTCTACAAGCAGGTCAGCAATGTTGCGTCCAACCTCCTCAGCTTTCTCGTCCATTTTTTCCTGATGATCATGACGATCTTCTTTCTTTTCCGGGATGGCGCACGGCTCAAAAGCTATCTGGTCGAACTCCTGCCGGTCCCGCGGGAGCAGCTCGAAAAAGTGGCCCACACCTTTTACGAGATGGGCCGGGTGATTATCGTCGTCAATGGCCTTTCCGGGCTCACCCAGGGGTTCCTCGGAGGGCTCGGCTTTTTCCTCTTCGGCATGAAATCCCCCTTCCTCTGGGGGACCGTCATCGCGTTCATGGCCTTTCTCCCGATTATCGGCGCCTCCATTGTGTTCCTCCCCGCCACGGCCATCATGATCCTTCAGGGCCATCTCGCCCCCGGGATCCTCTTCCTCGCGTACAACGTCTTCTACAGCTCCATCATCGAGTACCTGATCAAACCGCGTCTGATCGGGCAAGGGGTGCACATGAACTCCCTGCTGGTGTTCATCGGCATCATCGGAGGCATCAAATTGTACGGAATCATGGGCATCCTATACGGACCGCTGGCCATAACGGTTTTCCTGACCCTGGCCGAAATCTACCGGCTTGAATATCAGGAAGCTTCCGTGTAG
- a CDS encoding TM2 domain containing protein, giving the protein MTNSSHSVALGYILWIFGFTGSHRFYFGRPISGTIYFFTFGLFLIGWIVDLFLIPSLHRQADLRFRMGPIDYNVAWLLLTFLGVFGVHRMYMRKWISGVIYLLTGGLFLIGYIYDYWTLNDQITLVNSRS; this is encoded by the coding sequence ATGACCAACTCATCCCACAGCGTAGCCCTCGGCTATATCCTCTGGATCTTCGGGTTCACCGGATCTCACCGGTTCTATTTCGGCCGGCCGATCTCCGGAACGATCTATTTTTTCACCTTCGGCCTGTTTCTGATCGGATGGATCGTCGATCTCTTCCTGATCCCATCGCTCCATCGCCAGGCGGATCTCCGCTTCCGAATGGGCCCGATCGACTACAATGTCGCCTGGCTTTTGCTCACGTTCCTGGGGGTTTTCGGGGTGCATCGGATGTACATGCGTAAATGGATCAGCGGGGTTATTTATCTTCTCACCGGGGGGCTTTTCCTGATCGGATACATCTATGACTACTGGACGCTCAACGATCAGATCACACTTGTCAACAGCCGCAGTTAA
- a CDS encoding hypothetical protein (Evidence 5 : Unknown function), which yields MHPENPQEREQKPGDIVVDRAHSEAEIRLAMERWDQEEIDDPSDQKQAEGEKIDRSGDRPAEIEPVRSGEPEDPEDIAEGYAVG from the coding sequence ATGCACCCCGAAAACCCCCAGGAACGTGAGCAAAAGCCAGGCGACATTGTAGTCGATCGGGCCCATTCGGAAGCGGAGATCCGCCTGGCGATGGAGCGATGGGATCAGGAAGAGATCGACGATCCATCCGATCAGAAACAGGCCGAAGGTGAAAAAATAGATCGTTCCGGAGATCGGCCGGCCGAAATAGAACCGGTGAGATCCGGTGAACCCGAAGATCCAGAGGATATAGCCGAGGGCTACGCTGTGGGATGA
- a CDS encoding putative metal-binding protein (Evidence 3 : Putative function from multiple computational evidences), translated as MNRNHNGVLTNRDTLVDRAIQLGATDAKMIDTARIVFDDRAYLKCRFGCARWGRYWTCPPNLRLSPDQFMAAFDNYEKALIIQSSDPLTGQDITLAIEKEAMSTCGLPFAFGMTLCVKCEDCAFPEPCRYPHLARPAMDAFGIDVAKTVEPHGFKVRYDERGGLVPVWYSMILL; from the coding sequence ATGAACAGGAATCACAACGGAGTCCTGACGAACAGAGACACCCTGGTCGACCGGGCCATTCAGTTGGGGGCGACCGATGCAAAGATGATCGATACGGCCCGGATCGTTTTCGACGATCGAGCCTATCTGAAATGCCGTTTCGGGTGCGCGCGCTGGGGCCGGTATTGGACATGCCCCCCTAACCTGAGGCTGTCCCCCGATCAATTCATGGCGGCCTTCGACAACTACGAAAAAGCGCTGATCATCCAGTCGTCCGATCCGCTGACCGGGCAGGACATTACCCTTGCCATCGAGAAGGAGGCCATGTCCACCTGCGGTTTGCCCTTCGCCTTCGGGATGACACTGTGCGTCAAGTGTGAAGACTGCGCCTTTCCGGAGCCCTGCAGATACCCCCATCTTGCACGCCCTGCCATGGATGCCTTCGGAATCGATGTCGCCAAGACTGTCGAGCCGCACGGTTTCAAGGTGAGATACGATGAACGGGGCGGCCTGGTGCCGGTTTGGTACAGCATGATCCTGCTGTAA
- a CDS encoding putative GAF sensor protein (Evidence 3 : Putative function from multiple computational evidences) — protein sequence MMDETPSLDTPLNRVGADRFYKEATLRICGTLDPKTALERSFDYIGKILPVDVMSIVYREWDCTALRALARVDVFGGRRLNDVISIPPEHRNILLNFGEYPFMLINDTSDNPVAHLWHTFYNDPISSTLLVPLIIDKQDIGAVALHAFGKNRYTEEHAHLFLQLKDPFAIAISNIRRHEEIIEMKNMLARENRYLREKLNELAENSIVGDSAPWRAVMEMVHLVGPLDSPVLLQGETGTGKEVIANAIHRHSPRKNGPFIKVNCGALPEGVLDSVLFGHEKGAFTGAVSSKKGLFERADQGTLFLDEIGDMPLHVQVRLLRVLQTQELERVGGSAVIPVNTRIIAACQNDLLHHVRANQFRADLWYRLNVFPVSIPPLRDRKGDIPALVRYFVKRKAYTLKMANIPLVRPGAMETLLAYDWPGNVRELENLIERSIILSRGEPLEFNSIISNNKSAELKTLVLLNNNLINVDVDKDDAADLYVNKQNILLHKPKKNSVPIGLDDKIKSHIENILEMTGGKIHGPGGAAEVLGVNANTLRSRMKKLGIAYKKRDKSFLKRRKSMN from the coding sequence ATGATGGACGAAACACCCTCTTTGGACACTCCGCTGAATCGCGTAGGTGCAGATCGTTTTTACAAAGAAGCGACATTGCGCATATGCGGAACTCTCGATCCAAAAACAGCTCTCGAGCGGTCCTTTGATTATATTGGTAAAATTCTACCTGTCGATGTCATGTCTATTGTATACCGTGAGTGGGACTGCACAGCCTTACGCGCTTTAGCGCGTGTAGATGTTTTCGGAGGTAGAAGACTTAATGATGTCATTTCTATACCTCCTGAGCACAGGAATATACTATTGAATTTTGGAGAATATCCATTTATGCTTATAAATGATACAAGTGATAATCCTGTGGCTCATTTGTGGCACACATTCTATAATGATCCTATTTCATCAACTCTTCTTGTACCGTTGATCATAGACAAACAAGATATTGGAGCAGTCGCTTTACATGCTTTTGGAAAGAATAGATACACTGAGGAGCACGCTCATCTGTTTTTACAGCTCAAAGACCCTTTTGCCATTGCTATTTCTAATATTCGCAGGCATGAAGAGATTATCGAGATGAAAAACATGCTTGCTCGCGAAAACCGTTACTTGCGCGAGAAACTGAATGAATTGGCTGAAAACAGCATTGTCGGAGATTCCGCCCCATGGAGGGCGGTTATGGAGATGGTGCATCTGGTCGGACCTTTGGACAGTCCGGTATTGCTGCAGGGTGAAACAGGAACTGGCAAGGAAGTGATCGCGAATGCCATTCACAGGCATTCACCGAGGAAAAATGGCCCTTTTATAAAGGTGAACTGCGGCGCCCTGCCGGAGGGTGTTCTTGACAGCGTGCTTTTCGGGCACGAGAAAGGCGCTTTTACTGGGGCTGTTTCTTCGAAGAAAGGGCTTTTTGAGCGCGCGGACCAGGGCACCCTCTTCCTTGACGAGATCGGTGATATGCCTTTGCACGTTCAGGTCAGGTTGCTGAGGGTTCTTCAAACCCAGGAACTGGAACGAGTCGGAGGGAGTGCAGTGATTCCGGTGAATACCAGAATTATAGCAGCCTGCCAGAACGACCTTTTACATCACGTCAGGGCGAATCAATTTCGAGCTGACCTGTGGTATCGTTTAAATGTCTTCCCTGTCAGTATTCCCCCTTTGAGAGATCGCAAGGGGGATATCCCTGCACTTGTGCGGTATTTTGTTAAACGTAAGGCGTATACTTTGAAAATGGCAAATATCCCATTGGTCAGACCCGGCGCCATGGAAACCCTTCTGGCCTATGATTGGCCTGGAAATGTTCGTGAACTTGAAAATTTAATTGAACGCTCCATTATTCTAAGCAGAGGTGAACCTTTAGAATTTAATTCCATAATAAGTAATAATAAGTCTGCAGAATTAAAAACATTAGTACTATTGAATAATAATCTTATAAACGTAGATGTTGATAAAGATGATGCAGCTGATCTATATGTCAACAAACAAAATATTTTATTACATAAACCCAAAAAAAACTCAGTGCCCATTGGTTTGGATGATAAAATAAAAAGTCACATTGAAAATATCCTTGAAATGACAGGCGGGAAAATACATGGTCCTGGAGGGGCTGCCGAAGTTCTCGGTGTCAATGCTAATACCCTCAGAAGCAGAATGAAAAAACTGGGGATTGCTTATAAAAAACGCGATAAATCCTTCCTGAAACGACGAAAATCGATGAACTAG
- a CDS encoding putative FAD-binding domain protein (Evidence 3 : Putative function from multiple computational evidences): MLNEGLIKIVGGNNVLDSPDILNDYSGDMSFAAPTRPRCLVRPGSAKEVQEIVKWANEENVPLLPISSGPPHFRGDTVPRIGGTVLMDLTRMKKIIRVDQPNRVAMVEPGVSFDELQTELAKEGLSAYMPLCPRKSKSVLTSILEREPITMPAHHWDCTDPFLCGEIIFGTGDVLRSGEAAGPDSTEEKWKIGNYQITPFGLSQFDENKLVSGAQGTIGILTWATMKCRMASSFSKTCLVPSENIGQLFDLTYPLLRSRQCDHCFILNDLNLASLLAKDADEIRSLRESLPAWVLVVSFEGNGELPEDKVAWQESDFREMALRAGQLRPVTSLSGLNTEELSAVLSKPSDEPYWKLRYKGGCGEIFFLTTLDKTPDFIQALSGLASARRYPSTDMGVYIQPVVQGTSCHCEFDLFYDPANPSETGKVKGLLSEGVAHLADMGAFFSRPYGTWAKTVYGRAAVSSAMQKQVKQIFDPNNVLNPGQLCF; this comes from the coding sequence ATGCTGAATGAGGGGTTGATCAAGATTGTGGGTGGCAACAACGTTCTGGATAGTCCCGATATCCTGAACGACTATTCCGGAGACATGAGTTTTGCCGCCCCAACGCGGCCCAGATGCTTGGTCAGACCCGGGAGCGCGAAGGAGGTCCAGGAGATCGTCAAATGGGCGAACGAGGAGAATGTCCCGCTCTTACCCATCAGTTCAGGTCCGCCCCACTTCCGGGGAGACACGGTCCCCCGCATCGGTGGAACGGTCCTGATGGACCTGACCAGAATGAAGAAGATCATCAGGGTTGACCAGCCGAACCGGGTGGCGATGGTGGAGCCCGGTGTCAGTTTTGACGAACTTCAGACTGAACTGGCGAAAGAGGGGCTGTCCGCCTATATGCCTTTGTGCCCCAGGAAATCGAAATCGGTCCTGACGAGTATCCTCGAGAGAGAACCCATCACGATGCCGGCGCATCATTGGGACTGCACCGATCCTTTCCTATGCGGCGAGATCATCTTCGGAACCGGGGATGTACTGCGCAGCGGCGAGGCTGCAGGACCGGACAGCACTGAAGAAAAATGGAAGATCGGCAATTACCAGATCACCCCGTTCGGGCTGTCGCAGTTTGATGAGAACAAGCTCGTCTCGGGCGCGCAGGGAACAATCGGCATCCTCACCTGGGCAACCATGAAATGCCGGATGGCATCCTCCTTCAGCAAGACATGCCTGGTGCCGTCAGAAAATATTGGGCAGCTGTTCGATCTGACCTACCCGCTTTTAAGAAGCAGGCAGTGTGATCATTGTTTCATCTTGAACGATCTCAACCTTGCCAGTCTCTTGGCGAAAGATGCAGATGAGATCCGATCCTTGAGAGAAAGCCTCCCCGCCTGGGTGCTGGTGGTCAGTTTCGAGGGAAATGGGGAGTTGCCGGAAGACAAGGTTGCGTGGCAGGAAAGCGATTTTAGAGAAATGGCTCTCAGAGCAGGACAATTGAGACCGGTGACCAGCCTCTCCGGGCTGAATACCGAAGAACTGTCTGCGGTGCTCTCCAAGCCTTCGGATGAACCCTACTGGAAGCTGAGATACAAGGGCGGGTGCGGAGAAATCTTCTTCCTCACGACCCTTGATAAGACGCCCGATTTCATTCAGGCCCTATCCGGTTTAGCCTCCGCGCGCAGGTATCCTTCAACGGATATGGGCGTCTATATCCAACCGGTTGTCCAGGGCACAAGCTGCCACTGCGAATTCGACCTGTTTTATGATCCGGCGAACCCATCCGAAACGGGAAAGGTGAAAGGCCTTCTTTCTGAAGGGGTCGCCCATCTGGCGGACATGGGTGCGTTTTTCTCCAGGCCTTATGGGACCTGGGCAAAGACGGTCTATGGCAGAGCCGCAGTAAGCTCTGCCATGCAAAAGCAAGTCAAGCAGATATTCGATCCGAACAATGTCCTGAATCCTGGGCAGCTTTGCTTCTAA
- a CDS encoding putative uncharacterized Fe-S oxidoreductase (Contains cysteine-rich region domain) (Evidence 3 : Putative function from multiple computational evidences), with amino-acid sequence MELKDFEHDMQRCSRCSYCKWIPYENQQNMDFIKGCPSAARYNFHAYAASGKWNMSYSFLQGRIDYSDAFQDAVYRCQMCGSCDVSCKVVQDIEPLEHMQTLRMKFVEDGQILPEHMLFIDNLKKEDNMMLAKKADRGKWAEGIRVKNLNKEKAKVAYRAGCRYAYDDELWPIVRGGLQILLDAGVDVGIWGDEEVCCGGRSYQWGYAGEITKYAEHTMEALKAAGVEILVNPCSDCYQAYKVLYDKIGKKLDVEVLHITEYLHRLIKDGTIQLTKEVPMTVTYHDPCHLGRLAEPWVHWKGKEVKVMGQMICHEPPKKYRRGANGVYDIPREILKSIPGLKLVEMYRIRESAWCCGAGGGVKEAYPEFATWTAAERLKEARSVGARAMATACGWCKRNFMDAMEEGADRIEIYDIIELIQKAM; translated from the coding sequence ATGGAACTGAAAGATTTTGAACATGACATGCAAAGATGCTCCAGATGTTCATACTGTAAATGGATACCCTACGAAAACCAGCAGAATATGGATTTCATAAAGGGCTGCCCCTCAGCCGCCCGATACAACTTCCACGCTTATGCGGCGAGTGGCAAGTGGAACATGAGCTATTCTTTTCTGCAAGGCCGGATCGATTACTCCGATGCCTTCCAGGATGCGGTGTATCGGTGCCAGATGTGCGGCAGCTGTGATGTATCGTGCAAAGTGGTTCAAGATATCGAACCGCTCGAGCATATGCAGACGCTTCGTATGAAATTTGTCGAAGATGGGCAGATTTTGCCGGAGCATATGCTTTTCATCGATAATCTAAAAAAAGAAGACAACATGATGTTGGCCAAGAAGGCTGACAGGGGAAAGTGGGCTGAAGGTATCCGCGTCAAGAATCTCAATAAGGAGAAGGCTAAAGTGGCCTATCGCGCCGGATGCAGATATGCCTATGACGATGAATTGTGGCCTATAGTCCGCGGGGGGCTGCAGATTCTTCTCGATGCGGGCGTCGATGTGGGGATTTGGGGTGATGAGGAGGTGTGCTGCGGCGGCCGATCCTATCAGTGGGGATACGCCGGCGAGATCACGAAATATGCTGAACATACCATGGAGGCCCTGAAGGCCGCCGGGGTCGAAATACTGGTCAATCCCTGCTCGGATTGTTACCAGGCCTACAAAGTGCTCTACGACAAAATAGGCAAAAAACTGGATGTGGAGGTCCTTCATATCACCGAATACCTGCACCGTCTAATCAAAGACGGCACCATCCAGCTGACCAAAGAAGTGCCCATGACCGTCACCTATCATGACCCCTGCCATTTGGGAAGACTCGCGGAGCCGTGGGTCCATTGGAAAGGGAAAGAGGTCAAGGTCATGGGGCAGATGATCTGCCATGAACCACCCAAAAAATATCGACGGGGGGCCAACGGGGTCTACGACATTCCGAGGGAGATCCTGAAAAGCATCCCTGGTCTGAAACTGGTCGAGATGTACAGGATCAGGGAATCGGCGTGGTGCTGTGGCGCCGGTGGTGGGGTCAAGGAGGCCTATCCTGAATTTGCAACCTGGACCGCAGCCGAAAGGCTGAAGGAGGCCAGATCCGTGGGAGCCCGAGCGATGGCGACCGCGTGCGGCTGGTGCAAGCGGAATTTCATGGACGCGATGGAAGAGGGCGCGGACCGCATCGAAATCTATGACATCATAGAACTGATCCAAAAAGCTATGTAA